In Thunnus maccoyii chromosome 3, fThuMac1.1, whole genome shotgun sequence, the following proteins share a genomic window:
- the pth4 gene encoding parathyroid hormone 4 codes for MQMSHRPVQWLAVMLLVVFTTGQCQQNESRRAVTEHQLMHDRGRTIQSLKRLIWLSSAIEGLHTAQTRSAAFNPTKALNLVLNPALVPSAGSPQPARLQSLLRDFFNPYLTQLPDRDP; via the exons ATGCAGATGTCCCACAGGCCTGTGCAGTGGCTTGCTGTCATGCTTCTTGTTGTCTTTACAACTGGCCAGTGTCAACAGAACGAGAG tCGCCGAGCTGTGACTGAACACCAGCTGATGCACGACCGCGGCCGAACCATCCAGAGTCTCAAGAGACTCATCTGGCTGTCCAGCGCCATCGAGGGTCTCCACACCGCCCAGACTCGCTCTGCCGCTTTCAACCCCACAAAGGCCCTGAACCTGGTTCTCAATCCGGCGCTGGTCCCTTCTGCTGGAAGCCCCCAGCCCGCCCGGTTGCAGAGCCTCCTGAGAGACTTCTTTAATCCGTACCTGACTCAACTGCCAGACAGAGATCCCTAA